Part of the Pseudomonadales bacterium genome is shown below.
TCGACCGACTGCAACTGGCCGAAGCAGTGCTCGAACTCGAAGCGGCAGTGATGAACCCGGACAGTCAGGTCGCCGCCACGACGCAACGGAACAGCGGACTGCGTCAGGCACAACAGCAGTTCATGCAGCAGTGCGCGCAGGAGCTGGAAGAGCTGCGCCAACGGCTCGATGACCATCTGACCCTGCCGGGCGATAACCCTTTGCCGCCACAGGTCGAGCAGGGGCTTCAGCAGCTGCAGGGGGGCTTCAACCTGATGGAGTGGCCGGAACTGGCTACGGCCATCGGTGTCGCCCGGACACAATTGCTCGCTCCCCAGCGGCCAGCGCCCGCGGATTTGGCACTGATCGTCGACCTGCTGATCGGCACCGAGTTCTATCTTCAGCAGTGGCTGGCCGGCGAACGCGACGCTCCATCCGCCAACCTGATCAATCTGTGCAACCGCCTCATCCGCGCCCCACAGGAGGAGAGCCAAGCCACCCCTGCCCCGGCGCCCGCCGAGGATGCCAGCGACAGCGGCTTCGATGCCGAGATCGCGGCCGTCTTCGTCGAAGAGGCGCAGGAGGTGCTGGCAGCACTGGATAAACAGTGGCCCGCCTTCGCCGCAGGCGCGCAGGGTGCCCTCATCGAGGTGCGCCGCGGCTTCCACACCCTGAAGGGCAGTGGCCGGATGGTGGCCGCCGATACGGTTGCGGCACTGGCCTGGGCCGTCGAGCAGCGCCTCAACCAGCTGATCGATCTGGGCCATGGCCTCAGCGGTGAATTGATCGAACTGATCGATCAGACCCGCAATCTTCTGCCGGAACTGCTCGACTGTTTTGCCAACGGACAGGCCGCCGCACCCGGCTGGCAACAGCTGCTGCAACGGATCGAAGCCTCTGACGATGCCGAGGAGACGAAGCCAGAACCGCAGGCTCGGCCAGAGTCGGCCACGACCACTGCAACAGCGGCCGAAGAGAGTCTCGATGCGGTCTTCAGCCGCGAAGCGGCACTCCATCTTCAGCGAATCGAGCAGATTCTGGCCCATCCCGACAGTCCGCAGGGCGACTGGCGGCTGCTGGAACGCACGCTGCACACCCTCAAGGGCAGCGCCAATGCCGCTGGCCGCCGGCCACTGGCCCAACTGACTGGCGCGATGCTCGATACGGTACAGCGCCATCTGCAGGAGGGTGAGGCGGCACCGACCCTCGCCTGCCGTGCCGGCGCGGAGCTGCTGCCGATGCTGGTGCTCCATGCGGGCGATGACGCAACCCTGCCACCGCAATTCCATGCGGCAGTCGAATTGCTGCAGCAACCGCTTTGCGAACCAGAGGCGTTGTCCACCCGCTGGCTCGACGCTGCCGACACGCTGGTGGCAGCACTCGAGCAGCTCGGCAGCGCTCCGCAGCAAGCACAGGCGCGGCAGCAGATCGAGCAGGCAATCAGCGCCGCCCTGGGCGAACAGTTGCCCGCGGCCATCCGCAACTGGATCGACCACCTGCATCTCTGGATGGCGCAGCACTTCCATGCCGACCGCATCGAAGCCCGTGCCCGGCTGGCACTGTGCCGCCAGGCCCTGATCGAATCGATCGAAGCCGAGGTGCTGAATCAGCCCGCCAGCGACTGGAGTGAGCTGTGGCAGCCACTGCCGGAGCCTCAACGACCACCCTCGACCCCGGAGCGCGCCTTCGCCACGCCCCAACCAGAGGAGAAAAGTGCGGCTGCCGCGCCCATGTCGGCAGCCACCCGCGAAGCGGATGAAGAGCTGCTGGCAATTTTCATGGGCGAGGCCGAAGAGCTGCTCGAGGAGATTCAGGCGATTCAGCGCCACTGGCCCGATCGGCCGGCCGCCACGTCGGAACAGGTTGCGGCATTGGCGCGGGCGCTGCATACACTCAAGGGCGGAGCCCGTCTGGTGGGTCAGCGCATGCTGGCCGACATCTGTCATGAGTTTGAAACCCGGCTCGACTCGCTCCGCGTCGCTGAGGTCGGTCCTGACGAACTGAGTGGACTGGTCAGGCAACTGCAAGCAGTGATTTCGGCCGAGCAGTCGACAGATGTCGACATCGACTCCCCCTCCACCCGGCTCGAAACACCTGAGGTCGCGCTCTCAGTACTGCCTCCTGAGACATCGACCGTCCAAGCCACTGGAGCCGAACCGGCCGAGATCACCGATCCAATCAGGAGTCCGGCACGCGGCGAGACGCTGCGGCTGTCGGCCAGTCTGCTGTCACACCTGCTCGATCTGACCAATGAATCGACCCTGCTGCAGGAGCGGCTCGAACGGCAGAGCCGGGAGTTCGGCCAGGCCGTCGATGAAATGGAGCTGACCATAGACCGGCTGCGCGACCAGGTGCGACGGCTGGACATCGAGGCCGAAAGCGAACTCCGACTGCGCCACCGCCAAGGCAGCAGCGAGCGACAGGATTTCGATCCGCTGGAGCTCGACCGCTATTCACAGTTGCAGCAGTTGAGCCGTGGACTCGTGGAGAGCGCCTCCGACATCAAGGATCTGCGTGACGCCATGGCCGGCCGCCTGCAACAGATGCGTGGTCAATTGTTGCAGCAGTCGCACCTGCACACCGAACTGCGCGAAGGGCTGGCGCGGGCGCAGATGGTGCCCTTCTCGCGGCTGGTTCCACGACTTGGCAAGATGGTGCGCCAGTTGGCCACCGAATTGGGCAAGGATGTCGGACTGCGGGTGATCAACCCCGAGGTCGAGATCGACCGCACGGTGCTCGAACGGCTGATCACACCGCTGGAGCACATGCTGCGCAATGCGCTGGACCATGGCATCGAAAGCCCGGCGCAACGCCTGGCACTGGGCAAGAGCGCCCGCGCCAGCATCACTCTCCAACTGCAACCGCAGGGCAGCAATCTGCTGCTGAGCGTCAGCGACGATGGTGCCGGCATCAACGTCGAACAGGTGCTCCACAAGGCGCGCAGTCGCGGGCTGATCGACCCTCAACGGCAATTGAGTCCGAACGAAGCACTGCAACTGATCTTCCTGCCCGGTTTCTCGACTGCCTCTGTCGTCACGCAGATCTCCGGTCGCGGGGTCGGCATGGATGTGGTGCGCAATGAGGTCCAGGCGCTGGGTGGCACCATTGACGCCAGCAGTCGCCCCGGCGAAGGCACCTGCTTTGAACTGCGGCTGCCCTACACGCTGTCGGCCAATCGGGCCTTGATGGTGCGCGTGGGCGGTGAGCTCTATGCCCTGCCGCTGGAGACCATCGAAGGGGTGGTGCGGGTCAGCCCCTACGAGCTCGAGCACCACTATCAGCAACCCGACAGCCGCTATGCCTACGCCGGGCGTGACTACCGGCTGCGCCACCTTGGCACGCTGCTGTTCGGCTGGAATCCGCCGACACTGGACGGCGTCACCCGCCCGCTGCCGGTGATCCTGTTGCGCAGTCAGGATGATGCGGTGGCGTTGCAGGTCGATGCGCTCGAAGGCAGCAGCGAAATCGTCGCCAAGGCGCTCGCGCCGCAGTTCAATCAGGTTCCGGGCATTGCCGGTGCCTCCTTGCAGGGCGATGAGGGCGCGGTGATCATTCTCGACCTGCCCGCCCTGCTGCGCGCCAAGCCTGAAGGCCATGCCACCTCCAGCAGTCTGGCCAGCATTCACGGCCACGATGCGCAAACCTGCCTGGTGGTGGATGATTCGGTCACCATGCGCAAGGTGACCTCACGCCTGCTCGAACGACAGGGCTATCGGGTGTTGATGGCACGTGACGGTGTCGAGGCCCTGGCGATGCTGAATGAGAGCCGTCCGGATGTCATGCTGCTCGATGTCGAGATGCCGCGGATGGATGGCTTCGAACTGGTCAGCCGCATTCGTCACCAGAGTGGTCTGGAAGATCTGCCGATCATCATGATCACCTCCCGCACCGGCGCCAAACACCGCGAACGGGCCCGCGAACTCGGCATCACCCACTATCTGGGCAAGCCTTACGCTGAACAGGCGCTGCTGCTCGCCATCGATACAGTGACCACAACAGCGGCCTATCCGGAACAGCGCTGCTCATGACGACACGGCCCAGTCCCAACGTCACGCTGCTCGATCTGGTGGTGTTGCCACTGACGCAGCGCCAACTGCTGCTGCCGGCCAGCGCGCTGGCCGAAGTGTTGCCCAAGTGGCAAAGCCGTCCCCTGCCTGAAACGCCGCAGTGGTGCGCGGGGGAGCTCGAATGGCGCCAACGCCGACTGCCACTGATCGACTTCGAACGCTGGTCGGGCGGGCCGGACACACCGGGCAGATGGCTGGTCGTCTGCAACCGCAGTCAGGACGATCTGCCGTTCAGCCATTATGGAGTGCTGCTCGCCGGACGCCCCCGGCTATTGCGGCTGCGCAGCAATCAGCTCCGGGGCATTCCCACGCCATCCGATGCCGGAATCGGTGCCATGACACTGGTGGAGGGTGAACGCTATGCCATCCCCGATCTGATGGCACTCGAGCGACAGATCGACCAGGCGATGCGTGGTACCCGGCTGCGCGAGGCCGCCGGTCAGTCACCCGTCAAACCGGATTGAGCCGAGCGCCGCGCACTCCCGATTTCTGGCAATGATCTTGCTGTGTACGTCCAATCGTCACTGCAGGGAGTCGAGATGAATCTGCCCACCATCGACCTGTCCACCATGCCGGCGGTGCAGGCCACTGCACAAAGCACCGTCATGATCAGCTCAGAGTCGCCGAATGCCGCCCCGACTGGCGATGGCCGCAGCGCAACGGCTGATTTTCAGGCCCTGATGGCTGCATTGCAGGGTCAGCTCGGCCCGATGAACGCGGCTGGCGCCACCCAATCTGGGGCCATGACAACGAAACAGGGCACAGTCCAACCGCAGCAGCCAAGCTCGGAACCGCTGCTGACGCTGGTGGAAGAGACCCTCACTGAAGCCACTGCGGGTGGCACAGTCGCCTCCGAAGAGAACATACAACCTGCGCAGAGCGACAAGGAGCCGTCGGGCGACGGTCTGAGCTTGCCGTTCATCGGCACACTCTTGCCGCCGACAACGCCGCTGACAACCACAGCATTGGCCGTTGAACGCCAAGCCAATGAAAATGAAGCAAGCACGGCCACCGATCCGGCCTCTCTGTTACGATTTGAAAGCGGAATGCAGAAGACCTCCGAGCCGACTCATTCGAGCGGTCTGCTGAGCGAAACCAGTCAAAGTGGGGCCGAACGGCAATTCATGGACGAACTGAAAAACCTGTTGGCGATGATGCCCGGCGCCGGTCATGAAGACCCGGCACCGACCGCCGATGCCCAGGCTGTCACACCGCTGGCGCAATCCATCGGCTCCGCCAGCCCTGATGGGACGGCCAATCTGACTGGAACGGCCATGACGTCGCTGGCACCGCCCTTCCTGCACAATTCACCTGGCGACACCGCAATGACAGGCAAGGCTGAGTTGCCACCCGCCAGGCTCCTGATGGAGCAGCCGCTCAACCTCGATGGCGATACCTGGGTCGATGGGTTTGCCGAGCGCATTCTCTGGGCAAGCAAGAACCAGTTCCACTATGCAGAGATTCAGCTCGACCCGCCCGAGCTGGGCGCACTGCAGGTGCGCATTCAGATCCATCAGGATCAGGCGCAGGTGCAGTTCATCAGCCCCCACCACCAGGTGCGCGAAGCCATCGAAGGCAGCCTCGACCGACTGCGCGATCTGTTTCAGCAGCAAGGGATGCAACTGGCCCACAGCCAGGTCGACGATGGGGGTGGCCGCGGCAGCGCCCAACAGGAGTCACGCCGTGAAGGTTGGCATCCCATTGCAGGTGAAAACCCAGCCACCACCGAAGAGCCCATGCTTCAGTCACGCTCACTGCGCGAAGGCGCACTGATCGACCGTTATGCCTGAGGGGCAATGAACTTGCCCGCCATCGCCGGATACATTGCCAAGCGGCTTTGGCCGCCTCGAACGCTTCCGGGCTGAGATAGCCGTTGGCGCTGTGCCGGCGGATTCGATTGCAATCAACCTCGATGTACTCGAACACGGTCGCGCGCAGCTGCCTGCGCTTGGCAAACCGCTCGCCGTGGACTCGAAAGGAGGTTTTCCATCCATTTCAATGACAGCCCATGGCTGAGATTGCCATGCATATAAGAACAGATTTTATTTGTATTCAAGAATGATTCTTGTTTATATTAACGGCAAGCAAACGGCAAAACAGCTTTTGAGGCAGATCACGTCGTGTCGCAAACTCCAAACTGGCTGATTTTTTCCGCTGCCTGCGTGCCGCTCATGGCGCCGGTGCCTGCGCTTGCCGTGCAGTACATGACGACGGAGGCAGCGCAAAAGCTGATGTTTCCGAAAGCAAACCTGTTCATCCCGCATTTCGTGCGACTCGACGATGCGCAAAAGGAAGCGGTTGAGAGCGCCACCGGCGTGAAGATGCGCCACGCCGAGCAGCCGGTCTGGCAGGTGATGGTGGGTGGCAAACCCGCCGGCTGGTTCGTGCGGGACGAGGTGTACGGCAAGCACGAGTTCATCACCTACGCCGTTGCGCTCGATGCCAGCGGCGCGGTGCGTGGCGTCGAGATTCTCGACTACCGCGAGACCCATGGCCGCGAAATCATCAACCCGAAATGGCGCGCGCAGTTCACCGGAAAACGTCATGGCGCGACGCTGAAGCTCGGTGACGACGTCCAGAACATCAGTGGCGCCACGCTCTCGTGCAAACACATCACCGAGGGTGTGCGCCGCGTGCTGGCGATTCATCAGGCGGTGCTGAAGTGAAGGTGCGCCGCGCACAGCCCTGGCTCGGCACGCTGGTTGATATCCAGGTCGAAGGCGATGACGCAATGCGACTGCGCAGCGCGTGTGATGACGCCTTCGGGCGCATTGCCGAAATCCACGCGGCGCTGAGCTTTCAGTCGCCCGACTCCGAGTTGACCCACGTCAACCGCATGGCACAAACCGACTGGGTGGGTCTGTCACCCGACTTCGCCGCCGTGCTCGCAGCCGCACTCGACTTCGCCCGGCTTGGCGACGGCAATTTCGACCCCTGCGTCGGTGGGCGGCTGGTTGCAGCAGGCCGGCTGCCACGCCACGCCGGATTTCCTGAAAAGACCAATGGCAACTGGCGCGCGATCGAATTCGATGGCGAACGTGTGCGGTTTCAGGTTCCGCTGCTGCTCGATTTTTCGGGCATCGCCAAGGGCCATGCGGTCGATCAGGCGCTCGCCGCGCTCCGCAGCACCGGCGTCGCCGCCGCCACCGTCAACGCCGGTGGCGATCTTGCACATTTCGGCCACACGCCGATTCCACTCGAGCTGCGCGATCCCACACAACCTACCCGCCTGCTGCGGCTCGCGCAGATCACATGCGGTGCCGCTGCGACCTCGGCCGATTACTTCCAACCCGGCCAGCTGATTGATCCGGCGGATGGCACACCGCTGTGCCGCGCATCAAGCGTCACCGTGCTCGCTGCCGACTGCCTCACCGCCGACGCCCTGACCAAGATCGTTGCCGCAGACCCGAAACACGCGCCCGCACGGCTCGCCCACCATGGCGCACAAGCGATCCTGTTCGATGCCGAGGGTCTGCACCTCGGCGATGCGAAGGGCTGGCGAACTGTGTATGCCGCCGTTCGTTCTGCCACTCCAATCGCCGGCCACGGGCAACGTCCCCAGCCGGTCACCGCTCTCAACTGACCTGGAGTTCTGATGAAAACCCACCTTGCCCCCACCCTGCTCGCGGCTTCGCTTGCCGCCACATTGGCGCTGCCCACGCTGGCCGCCGACGCGGACACCGAAGCACGGTTGAAAGCACTGGAAGCGCGCCTCAATGCGCTCGAGGCCGAAAATCAGCTGCTGAAGCGTCAGCAAAAGGCCACCGAGCAGCGAGTCGACACCGTTCAGGAAGAGGCCAAACCTTCCGGAAGCGCCGGCTGGGCGGAAAACAGCCGCATCGGCGGTTATGGTGAGTTGCACTACAACAACCTCGACGGCGAAGGCGGGGCGTCCGACAAGGAAGAGATCGACCTGCACCGCTTTGTGCTGTTCTTCGGCCACCAATTCAACGAACGCACGCGTTTCTTCTCTGAACTCGAACTCGAACACAGCATCTCCGGGGAGGGCGAGAAAGGCGAGATCGAACTCGAACAGGCCTACGTCGAGTTCGACCTCAACACCCATCACCGCGCCAAGGCCGGTCTGTTCCTGCTCCCGATCGGCCTCATCAATGAAACGCATGAGCCACCGGTGTTTTATGGCACCGAGCGCAATCCGATCGAGAGAGAGATCATCCCCGCCACTTGGTGGGCCGGCGGCACCGGCCTGTCAGGCGACCTCGGCTCCGGTTTCGGCTACGACATCGCCATTCACGAGGGGCTTGCCACCACGGCGGCGAAGGGCTACAAGCCACGCGATGGCCGCCAGAAGACCAGCGAGGCGCGTGCCGAGGAGATCGCCTACACTGCACGCCTGAAGTGGAGCGGCCTGCCCGGGCTGTCACTGGCTGCCGCCTTCCAGCATCAGAGCGACATCACCCAGAACCTGGACGCAACCGCCGGCAGCGCCAACCTGTTTGAAGTGGATGGTGTGTTCAACCACGGCCCCTTCACCCTCAAGGCGCTGTACGCGCGCTGGACTCTCGAAGGCAGCGGTCCGGCCGCGATCGGCGCGGATGAGCAGTTCGGCGGCTACATCGAACCCTCATTCAAGCTCAACGAACAGTGGGGCCTGTTCGCACGCTACAACCTGTGGGACAACGCGGCTGGCGCCGGGACGGCCAGCGAAAAACGGCAGACCGATGCCGGGGTGAACTACTGGCCACACCCCGATGTGGTGCTCAAGGCTGACTACCAGTGGCAGGATAACGACGACGACAAAAACCAGAACGGTTTCAACCTCGGTGTCGGCTACCAGTTCTGATCCATCTGCCCAGCCCAAAAGACGCAGCCATGAGCCAGCCGGTCATCCGCCTTTCCAGCACGCACAAGCGACTGATCTACCTGGTCTTTGCGCTGCTGTGGATGAGCGGTGCGCTCTGGCTGCTGTCGCACTACTTCTTCGCCATCGAAGGCGACTTCGGTCCAACGCCGCACCCGCTGGAAAAGTGGGCGTTGCGCCTGCATGGCTTCACCGCGATGCTCGCGCTGATCGCCGTCGGCTCGCTCGCAACCCATCACATGCGACTGGCTTGGAGCCGCAAGCAGAATCACCGCAGCGGAATGGCGATGTTCACCCTGAACGCCTGGCTCGCCGCCACCGGTTATGCGCTGTACTACTTCGCCACCGACGACAACGCCGCCTGGCTGCCGCTGCTGCACTGGGTCGTCGGTCTGGCACTGCCGCCCGCGCTGGTTGCGCATGTCGTTGTCGGTCGCCGCCGCACTTCCCATGGACGACTCCAGCCAAAGAAACAGCCTCGCGTCGCCGGTCGTCCTGGCAACACCAGCGCCTCCCGCATCGGCCCGAAAAGCAACCTGTGAACGCCTCTTCCATCACGTCCGGGCATTCGACCGGTTCCAACTCGTAGCCATCGAGAGGGTGCGTCGGCCTGACAGGCGACCAAATGGCATGAGGACGCATGGACTGGGCTTCACGGCGGGCGAGAAAGCAAGCCGCTGTGCACGCCAAAGTCTGAAGCGAAACCGGCCATTGACGCTGTCCGCACCACGTCGACAAGCCGCTGTGATCGACCTATGCTTTCATGGCAACGTCGACCTCTCCCCCATCTCGACCCGACCGATCGATAAAGGATTGAACAATGCAGCGGATCTCCCGGCTGACCTGCGCCCCACTCGTCTCATTCGCACTCTGCTGTGCGCTGCTGTCGCTGCCGGTGATGGCGGCTGAGCGGCAGTGCGAAGTGGTCGAAGGCACCATCGTCTGTCAGACGCAGAAGGATCTGACCGCCGGGCTCGATCCGACCGCCAAGGGTCTGGTGGTCTACTCCGAGATGGACAACCGCAATGGCGCAACACTGGGGTTTGGTGGCCGCGGCTATGTCGATGGCGTCTCCGAGCTCGAGGCCACCATCCGCACGGCTGACGGCAGCGAGCATGTAAGACGGGTCCACATGCGGTTTCTGGAGCGTGAGAACAGCAGTGACCGGCGCATGATGATCATGGAGAACCCCGATGATCAGAAAGGCATGGCGCTGCTGACCATCTCCAATCCCACCGGACTGGATGACCAGTGGCTGTTCGACACCACGCAAAAACAGGTCCGGCGGGTCAGTCAGAACCACATCGGCACACCCTTCGCCGGCACCGATCTCAACTTCGAAGACCTGAGCCTGCAGAACATCGACCGTTATGACTACGGCTTTCTTGGCGAAGAGAAGCTCTCCGGACATGACTGTTACATCGTGGTGCGTCGCCCAAAATACCCCTATTCCAGCAACGGCAAGCTGGTCACCTGGGTCGACAAGGCGCACTACTATCCGGTCAAGATCGACTACTACGACCGCCATGACACCCTGGTCAAGACTCTGACGCTGTTCGACTACCAGCAGTACGACGACCGCTTCTGGCGTGCCGGGCGCATGGAGCTGGTGAACCATCTGACCGCCGTGCGCACCACACTGCAGTGGAGCGGCTATCGCTTCAACGTCGGGCTCTCCGAGCACGACTTCGACCTCAACGCACTGCAACGGCCGCGCACCTTGCGTTGACTGGAGCATTTCGTCACCGGTGATGGCCGATCCTCAATATCTGCTGCTGTTCCAGGGTGAGCTGGCACCGGGCTGTCGACGGCGCGAGGTGCTCGATCGACTCACCCAACTGACCAACCGCGATGCCGACAGCCTGATCGACCAGCTGTTCGCCATCAAACCGCTGATCATCAAGCGCGGTGGCGACCTTGCCTTTCTTGAGCACTTTCGCCAGACCCTGATCTGCGCGGGGCTGTCGATCGATCTGCGGCAGGACGATGCAAAGAGTGCCGAGATCGACGAGATCGACTTCGTCTTTGCCCACTACGCACCGATCGAGGAGGCTGCGCCGCAGCTGAGTCAGGCGGTGCTGATGCAGAACCCGGCTGCACCCCGGAGGCAACTTGGACGTCATGCCCTGCTGTTCGAGGGGCAACTGGCCGACGGCCTGAACCAGCGACAGGTGATCCGCAATCTCGCCAGCCTGTGCAACTGCAGTGAGCGGCGGGTCAGCGATGAGCTCTTCTCGGTGGTCCCGCTGCTGCTCGCCACGGCGGATCAGCGCGTTGAACTGGAGCAGATGCTGGAGGAGTACCAGCATGCCGGGCTGCTGCTTTCGCTTGTCAAAACAGAAAATTGTGATGAAACCTTGCCGCTGGCCGCGCTGTCGATCCGCCATGATCGACCTGAGGTGACGCTTCCCCATTTCAAACGCTGGCCATTCCCGGCCCTGGTGGGCACCTTCTGCCTGTCGATCAGTCTGCTGTGGCTGCAGGGGATGTTGACCCAACCACCCAAACCGGTGACCCCATCGCCGCCATCGCCCCGTCTGGAGATTGTGCTGAATGCACCGCCCGATCCGGTGGTGAAGCCAGCCTTCCTGCCCAGCCTCGCCGAAGCCGTTGCCAAGACCGCAGCCCCACCCGCGCCTGCAGTGGCGGCAGCGAAACCCCCACCGCCCGCCGCAAAAGCCAGGCGCGTGGCAACGTCACCACCTGCTCCACCGCCCGAGCAGGCCGCGCCCACCGCAAGCGAACCGCCGCCGGCGGCACCCGTTGCCACGGGCATCGACATTGCCCGATTGAGCGAAGCCTATGACAACCGCGTCCGATTGTGGCTTGCCGAGCATCAGAGCAAGCAGAGCACCCAAGGCAGTATCGGTGCGGGCCGGGTGACACTGGCTGTCGAGCTGAACCGTGAAGGAAGATTGCTGTCAGGGCGGGTCAGTGAATCAAGCGGCCATGCCGCGCTCGATGCGCAGGCGTTGGCCGACCTCAAGGCGGCCAGCCCGTTTCCGGCCATGCCGGTGGAGCTCACGGCAGCCACCCATGCCCTGACCATCCGAATTCTCTATCGCGAGACCCAGTGACGAGGCGCCACGAATGGCAGCCTGTCCCATGGCTGGACATCAGCCGGCCATTGCAAATTTTTTGTGCCATGTCGCCATGACAAACCGGGCATCGCCGCGTTAAGCTGCGCCAACAATAATCACACAAGGAGAGGAGAGACCATGGTGCAATCCACCATCGACGCCAGCAGCGAAAAATACCTGCGTGGCAAATATGCGATCGTTGGCGTGGGTGAGACTGGTTACACCCGTGGCTCCGGCCGCACCACCCGCTCGCTGGGCACCCATGCAATCAGAAATGCCATCGTCGATGCCGGACTCAAGCCGAGCGACATCGACGGCATGCTCTCGTATGGCTTCAACGACTCGACCCCCTCACCCACGCTGGCCGGAGATCTGGGCATCCGGCTCAACTTCTACATGGACGTGATCGGTGGCGGCTCCAGCATCGAGGCGCTGATCGGCATCGCCATCGGCGTGATCGAGGCGGGCATGTGCAAGACGGTGGCGATCTTCCGCGCCATGA
Proteins encoded:
- a CDS encoding outer membrane lipoprotein-sorting protein, whose protein sequence is MQRISRLTCAPLVSFALCCALLSLPVMAAERQCEVVEGTIVCQTQKDLTAGLDPTAKGLVVYSEMDNRNGATLGFGGRGYVDGVSELEATIRTADGSEHVRRVHMRFLERENSSDRRMMIMENPDDQKGMALLTISNPTGLDDQWLFDTTQKQVRRVSQNHIGTPFAGTDLNFEDLSLQNIDRYDYGFLGEEKLSGHDCYIVVRRPKYPYSSNGKLVTWVDKAHYYPVKIDYYDRHDTLVKTLTLFDYQQYDDRFWRAGRMELVNHLTAVRTTLQWSGYRFNVGLSEHDFDLNALQRPRTLR
- a CDS encoding energy transducer TonB translates to MADPQYLLLFQGELAPGCRRREVLDRLTQLTNRDADSLIDQLFAIKPLIIKRGGDLAFLEHFRQTLICAGLSIDLRQDDAKSAEIDEIDFVFAHYAPIEEAAPQLSQAVLMQNPAAPRRQLGRHALLFEGQLADGLNQRQVIRNLASLCNCSERRVSDELFSVVPLLLATADQRVELEQMLEEYQHAGLLLSLVKTENCDETLPLAALSIRHDRPEVTLPHFKRWPFPALVGTFCLSISLLWLQGMLTQPPKPVTPSPPSPRLEIVLNAPPDPVVKPAFLPSLAEAVAKTAAPPAPAVAAAKPPPPAAKARRVATSPPAPPPEQAAPTASEPPPAAPVATGIDIARLSEAYDNRVRLWLAEHQSKQSTQGSIGAGRVTLAVELNREGRLLSGRVSESSGHAALDAQALADLKAASPFPAMPVELTAATHALTIRILYRETQ